A portion of the Aquicoccus sp. G2-2 genome contains these proteins:
- a CDS encoding HNH endonuclease: MDGNFRSDFVRQPGALKQFPALVLNADYRPLSYYPLSLWPWQEAVKAAWLDRVDIVAEYDHIVRSPSTEMRVPSVVVLKDYVKPRKRVAFTRFNLFLRDEFCCQYCGSVGELTFDHVVPRASGGITSWENVVAACSPCNLRKGSKSLRRAGFSLRKPPRRPAAEELRNLGRKFPPNHLHESWMDFLYWDAELDA, encoded by the coding sequence ATGGACGGGAATTTCAGGAGCGATTTTGTCAGGCAACCGGGGGCGTTGAAGCAATTTCCGGCGCTGGTGCTGAACGCGGACTATCGTCCACTCTCCTATTACCCGCTCAGCCTTTGGCCCTGGCAGGAGGCGGTGAAGGCGGCCTGGCTCGACCGGGTTGATATCGTGGCGGAATATGACCACATCGTGCGAAGCCCGAGCACCGAGATGCGCGTGCCCTCGGTGGTGGTTTTAAAAGATTATGTAAAACCGAGGAAGCGCGTGGCATTCACGCGCTTCAATCTTTTTCTGAGGGACGAATTTTGCTGCCAGTATTGCGGCTCGGTCGGAGAATTGACGTTCGATCACGTGGTCCCGCGCGCCAGCGGGGGCATCACGAGTTGGGAAAACGTGGTGGCCGCGTGTAGCCCGTGCAATTTGCGTAAAGGGTCAAAAAGCCTGCGCCGGGCAGGGTTTTCCTTGCGTAAACCGCCGCGGCGGCCGGCGGCAGAAGAGCTCCGCAATCTGGGCCGAAAGTTTCCGCCGAACCATTTGCATGAAAGCTGGATGGATTTTCTTTATTGGGACGCTGAACTGGATGCGTGA
- the mltG gene encoding endolytic transglycosylase MltG, which translates to MWRHFASNAVTLLVVIVFLLGGLILWAQSQYNAEGPLKAQICLRVERGSNVTKVSKTLEAEGAVSSGMLFRIGMDYVDKSGHLKAGSFLVPEHASMEDIVDIITRGGASTCGTEVVYRIGVRRLGVQVRTLDPATDSFVEVVSFDPAEDTAPDEFKKVRKLGDTRYRIAMAEGVTSWQIVEALGDIDVLKGDIKEIPPEGMLAPDSYEVRNGDDRETLLAKMQEAQKARLAAAWEGRDPDIPLKTPEEALIMASIIEKETGVAGERPQVASVFENRLKQGMRLQTDPTVIYGITNGQGVLGRGLRQSELRKKTPYNTYVIDGLPPTPIANPGSDSIEAAVHPANTNYLFFVADGSGGHAFAATLKEHNANVQRWRKIEKERAEQQQTGD; encoded by the coding sequence ATGTGGCGTCATTTCGCCTCGAACGCGGTCACATTGCTGGTCGTGATCGTTTTCTTGCTTGGTGGGCTGATCCTTTGGGCGCAGTCGCAATATAATGCCGAGGGGCCGCTCAAGGCGCAAATCTGCCTGCGGGTGGAGCGCGGTAGCAATGTCACCAAAGTCTCGAAAACGCTTGAAGCGGAAGGCGCGGTTTCATCAGGGATGCTGTTTCGGATCGGGATGGATTACGTTGACAAATCAGGCCACCTGAAGGCCGGGTCTTTCCTCGTGCCCGAACATGCCTCGATGGAAGATATCGTCGATATCATCACTCGCGGCGGGGCCAGCACCTGTGGCACGGAGGTGGTTTACCGCATCGGTGTGCGGCGCTTGGGCGTGCAGGTGCGCACGCTTGACCCCGCGACCGACAGTTTCGTGGAGGTGGTGAGTTTCGATCCGGCGGAAGACACGGCGCCCGACGAATTCAAGAAGGTTCGAAAGCTCGGCGATACGCGCTATCGCATTGCCATGGCCGAAGGGGTGACCAGTTGGCAGATTGTCGAGGCGCTCGGAGATATTGACGTGCTGAAAGGGGACATCAAGGAGATCCCGCCTGAAGGAATGCTGGCACCGGATAGCTATGAGGTGCGCAACGGCGATGACCGCGAAACCCTTCTGGCCAAGATGCAGGAGGCGCAGAAAGCGCGGCTTGCCGCCGCGTGGGAAGGGCGTGATCCTGATATTCCGTTGAAAACCCCCGAAGAGGCGCTGATCATGGCATCGATCATCGAGAAGGAAACCGGCGTTGCAGGTGAGCGGCCGCAGGTGGCGAGCGTGTTTGAGAACCGGCTGAAACAGGGGATGCGGCTGCAAACCGACCCGACGGTGATCTACGGGATTACCAATGGGCAGGGCGTGTTAGGGCGTGGGCTGCGGCAGAGCGAATTGCGTAAGAAAACCCCTTACAACACTTATGTGATCGACGGATTGCCGCCGACGCCGATCGCTAATCCAGGCAGCGACAGTATCGAGGCGGCGGTCCATCCGGCGAATACAAATTACTTGTTCTTCGTGGCGGACGGATCGGGCGGGCATGCGTTCGCAGCGACGCTGAAAGAGCATAACGCCAACGTCCAACGCTGGCGTAAAATCGAGAAAGAACGCGCCGAGCAGCAGCAGACGGGCGATTGA
- the fabF gene encoding beta-ketoacyl-ACP synthase II, producing the protein MRRVVVTGLGLVTPLACGVEESWSRLLAGQSGAGKITQFDASRVTTDYACEVKHGDGSDGTFNSDDWMEPKERRKVDDFILYGIAAAVQAVRDSGWMPEAEEDRLRTGVMIGSGIGGLKSIEATTLLMAEKGARRVSPFFIPGALINLISGQVSIRFGFKGPNHAVVTACSTGAHAIGDAARFIKYGDADVMVAGGAEAAICEIGIAGFNAARALSTKCGDAPEKASRPYDADRDGFVMGEGAGVVVLEEYEHAKARGAKIYAEVAGYGLSGDAFHITAPAEDGDGGYRSMSAALKDAGLKPEDLDYINAHGTSTMADTIELAAVERLLGAAASTATMSSTKSMTGHLLGAAGAIEAIFSILAIRDQVVPPTINLDTPAVETPLDLAPNIKRQREVNVALSNSFGFGGTNASVIFRKV; encoded by the coding sequence ATGCGTCGAGTGGTTGTTACGGGGCTTGGGCTGGTCACACCTTTGGCTTGCGGAGTCGAGGAAAGCTGGAGCCGCCTGTTGGCCGGGCAATCCGGTGCGGGCAAGATCACCCAATTCGATGCGTCACGGGTGACCACGGATTACGCCTGTGAGGTAAAGCACGGCGATGGCAGCGACGGCACGTTCAATTCTGATGATTGGATGGAGCCGAAAGAACGTCGCAAGGTGGATGACTTCATCCTTTACGGGATCGCGGCAGCGGTGCAAGCGGTCAGGGATTCAGGCTGGATGCCTGAGGCGGAAGAGGACCGTCTGCGCACAGGCGTGATGATCGGGTCCGGCATTGGCGGGTTGAAAAGCATCGAAGCCACGACCCTCTTGATGGCCGAGAAGGGAGCGCGCCGGGTGTCACCGTTCTTCATCCCCGGTGCGTTGATCAATCTGATTTCCGGGCAGGTTTCGATCCGGTTCGGGTTCAAGGGGCCGAACCACGCGGTTGTAACGGCATGTTCTACGGGTGCGCATGCCATTGGCGATGCCGCGCGGTTTATCAAATACGGTGATGCCGATGTGATGGTCGCAGGCGGCGCGGAGGCAGCGATTTGCGAGATCGGAATCGCCGGTTTCAACGCGGCGCGTGCCCTTTCGACCAAGTGCGGCGACGCGCCGGAAAAGGCCAGTCGCCCCTATGACGCGGATCGCGACGGGTTTGTGATGGGCGAGGGCGCGGGGGTTGTTGTGCTGGAGGAATATGAGCATGCCAAAGCGCGCGGCGCGAAAATTTACGCCGAAGTTGCGGGCTACGGTCTGTCGGGCGACGCCTTTCACATCACCGCACCGGCCGAGGATGGCGACGGCGGCTACCGCTCGATGAGTGCGGCGCTGAAGGATGCGGGGCTGAAGCCCGAGGATCTGGACTACATCAACGCGCATGGGACATCGACGATGGCCGATACGATTGAGTTGGCCGCGGTGGAGCGGTTGCTGGGCGCTGCGGCAAGCACGGCGACGATGTCTTCGACCAAGTCGATGACAGGGCATTTGCTGGGCGCCGCAGGTGCGATTGAGGCGATCTTTTCGATCTTGGCAATTCGTGATCAGGTGGTGCCGCCGACGATTAACCTCGACACACCAGCGGTAGAGACACCGCTTGACCTTGCCCCCAATATCAAACGCCAGCGGGAAGTGAATGTGGCGCTGTCGAACAGCTTCGGCTTCGGTGGCACCAATGCCAGCGTGATCTTCAGGAAGGTCTGA
- a CDS encoding MgtC/SapB family protein: protein MPISIGAAALNMALAMVCGALIGSERQVRQRMAGLRTNALVALGAAGFVVFSAQFPGEMSPTRVAAQVVSGIGFLGAGIIFRHGFTIHGLNTAATLWCSAAVGLMAGAGAAWYALILTGLIVFVNLGLRQVVKWLKRKTKAGVPLILEYQVRLHCNEADEAEVRAAILRCFAVPGLMVRSISRTNGEGAQVELEVMVTGDEADEVIIEQAIGPLMIDPKVLGLSWESSIEG, encoded by the coding sequence ATGCCGATTTCAATAGGTGCGGCCGCGCTCAATATGGCGTTGGCAATGGTTTGCGGCGCGCTCATCGGGTCAGAGCGGCAGGTGCGTCAGCGGATGGCGGGCCTGCGCACCAACGCACTGGTTGCGTTGGGGGCGGCGGGATTTGTGGTGTTTTCTGCCCAATTTCCCGGCGAGATGAGCCCGACCCGAGTGGCGGCGCAAGTGGTGTCGGGCATCGGCTTTCTGGGCGCCGGGATTATTTTTCGCCACGGGTTTACCATTCACGGGCTGAACACGGCGGCGACGCTTTGGTGTTCGGCGGCAGTCGGGTTAATGGCGGGGGCCGGAGCGGCTTGGTATGCGCTGATCCTGACGGGGTTGATCGTGTTCGTGAATCTTGGGCTGCGGCAGGTGGTGAAGTGGCTCAAACGCAAGACCAAGGCGGGGGTTCCGCTGATTCTTGAGTATCAGGTACGGTTGCATTGCAACGAGGCGGATGAGGCCGAGGTGCGGGCGGCCATATTACGTTGTTTTGCGGTGCCGGGCCTGATGGTTCGCAGCATTAGCCGCACGAACGGCGAGGGCGCGCAGGTTGAGCTTGAGGTAATGGTAACAGGCGATGAGGCGGATGAGGTTATCATTGAGCAGGCGATCGGGCCGCTGATGATCGATCCGAAGGTGCTTGGGTTGAGTTGGGAATCTTCCATTGAGGGGTAG
- a CDS encoding 1-(5-phosphoribosyl)-5-[(5-phosphoribosylamino)methylideneamino] imidazole-4-carboxamide isomerase: protein MIIYPTMELKNGQCVTLKRGRLEEPSIFHVDPLETAAGWAAAGAEWIHVTDFDAVAGEGNNDDLVAEILLAAKAPVQLAGGFISRERVEQWIDKGAGRIVLGTMAARDPELVKLLARDYPDQIVLALDVWQGQLMTDGWTTPATITPEDFLASYADDPLAAVLITDIDSDIDQPDAQLGVISGLAMQTRHPVIASGTVRGPDDIARLKYIPNIDGTLVGRALFARGVDLAEALEIAKPMPEPTAEFQ, encoded by the coding sequence ATGATCATCTATCCGACGATGGAACTGAAAAACGGACAATGCGTGACGCTAAAGCGTGGGCGATTAGAAGAACCGTCGATCTTTCATGTTGATCCGCTTGAGACGGCAGCGGGCTGGGCCGCGGCCGGCGCCGAGTGGATTCATGTGACCGATTTCGATGCGGTGGCGGGCGAGGGCAACAATGATGATTTGGTAGCCGAGATTCTTCTTGCGGCGAAAGCGCCTGTGCAATTGGCCGGTGGTTTCATATCGCGCGAGCGGGTTGAGCAGTGGATTGACAAAGGCGCGGGGCGCATTGTTCTGGGCACCATGGCGGCGCGCGATCCGGAGTTGGTCAAGCTTTTGGCGCGGGACTATCCGGATCAGATCGTGCTGGCGCTCGATGTCTGGCAGGGGCAGTTGATGACAGACGGCTGGACGACGCCTGCTACAATCACGCCCGAGGATTTTCTGGCATCATATGCGGACGATCCGCTGGCTGCGGTGCTTATCACGGATATCGACAGCGATATTGATCAGCCGGATGCGCAGCTTGGGGTGATCAGTGGACTGGCCATGCAAACCCGTCATCCGGTGATTGCCAGCGGCACGGTGCGCGGGCCGGACGATATTGCACGGCTGAAATACATTCCCAACATCGACGGCACACTTGTCGGGCGGGCGCTTTTCGCGCGCGGGGTCGATCTGGCTGAGGCGTTGGAGATCGCCAAGCCAATGCCGGAGCCAACAGCGGAGTTTCAGTGA
- a CDS encoding acyl carrier protein encodes MSDVADRVKKIVVEHLGVEEDKVVENASFIDDLGADSLDTVELVMAFEEEFGIEIPDDAAETIQTFGDAVKFISDAT; translated from the coding sequence ATGAGCGATGTCGCAGACCGCGTGAAAAAAATCGTTGTGGAGCACCTGGGTGTGGAAGAGGACAAGGTTGTCGAGAACGCATCGTTCATCGACGATCTGGGCGCTGACAGCCTTGATACGGTCGAACTGGTGATGGCGTTCGAAGAAGAGTTCGGCATCGAGATCCCCGATGACGCCGCCGAGACCATTCAGACCTTTGGCGATGCTGTGAAGTTCATCTCTGACGCGACCTGA
- the fabG gene encoding 3-oxoacyl-[acyl-carrier-protein] reductase, with the protein MFDLTGKSALVTGASGGIGGAIAKALHEAGATVGLSGTRLEPLEALAAELGTRAHVLSCNLSDPAAVDALPKAAIDAMGALDILVNNAGITRDQIFMRMSDEDWQNVLDVNLTATMRLCRGAIRGMMKARWGRIVNISSIVGSTGNPGQANYAASKAGLVGLTKSIAYEVASRGITANAVAPGFIATAMTEKLSDDQKAKINAQIPAARMGKPEEIAAAVLYLASVEAGYVTGATLHVNGGMAMV; encoded by the coding sequence ATGTTTGATCTGACTGGAAAATCTGCGCTGGTTACAGGCGCTTCTGGCGGAATTGGCGGGGCAATTGCCAAAGCGTTGCATGAGGCCGGCGCGACGGTGGGTCTAAGCGGTACACGGTTGGAGCCGCTGGAGGCGCTGGCGGCGGAACTGGGCACGCGAGCCCATGTGCTGAGCTGCAATCTTTCGGACCCGGCGGCGGTCGATGCTTTGCCGAAAGCGGCGATTGACGCGATGGGCGCGCTGGATATTCTGGTCAATAACGCAGGCATTACCCGCGACCAGATTTTCATGCGGATGTCCGACGAGGATTGGCAGAACGTGCTTGATGTGAACCTGACAGCGACGATGCGGCTTTGCCGCGGGGCGATCCGGGGAATGATGAAAGCCCGTTGGGGGCGGATTGTGAATATTTCATCTATTGTCGGCTCTACCGGCAATCCGGGGCAGGCGAATTATGCTGCTTCGAAAGCGGGTCTGGTGGGGTTGACGAAATCCATTGCCTATGAGGTGGCGAGCCGGGGGATCACGGCGAACGCGGTGGCGCCGGGGTTCATTGCCACGGCGATGACCGAAAAACTGAGCGACGATCAGAAAGCCAAGATCAACGCACAGATTCCCGCCGCGCGGATGGGCAAGCCGGAAGAAATCGCCGCGGCGGTGCTTTATCTGGCCTCTGTCGAGGCAGGCTATGTGACCGGCGCGACACTGCATGTTAATGGTGGGATGGCGATGGTGTGA
- the fabD gene encoding ACP S-malonyltransferase, with the protein MSRAFVFPGQGAQVIGMGRMLAEVYPAAKAVFDEVDEALGEALSMLIWEGEQDALTLTENAQPALMATSLAAMRALEAEGVKITDAAFVAGHSLGEYSALAAAGALSIADTARLLRTRGQAMQAAVPVGQGAMAALLGLDFTTASEVAEAAAQGEVCQAANDNDPGQVVVSGTKAAVERAVGLAKESGAKRAVLLPVSAPFHCALMQPAADVMAEALAGVNITPPVVPLVANVRAAPVSDPDEIRALLVEQVTGSVRWRESVLAMRAAGVSEIWEIGAGKALSGMIRRIDRDITCRAIGAPEDVKAAAEGLNG; encoded by the coding sequence ATGAGCCGCGCATTCGTATTTCCGGGGCAAGGGGCGCAGGTGATCGGCATGGGCCGGATGCTGGCCGAGGTTTATCCGGCGGCCAAAGCCGTGTTTGATGAGGTTGACGAGGCGCTGGGCGAGGCGCTTAGCATGTTGATCTGGGAGGGCGAGCAGGACGCGCTGACCCTTACCGAGAATGCACAGCCGGCGTTGATGGCTACATCATTGGCCGCGATGCGCGCGCTGGAAGCGGAAGGGGTGAAGATCACCGATGCCGCGTTCGTGGCCGGGCACTCGCTGGGCGAATATTCGGCGCTGGCAGCGGCGGGCGCACTTTCGATTGCCGATACGGCGCGGCTTTTGCGCACGCGCGGGCAGGCAATGCAGGCAGCGGTTCCGGTGGGGCAGGGCGCAATGGCGGCGCTGCTTGGGCTGGATTTCACCACGGCCAGCGAAGTGGCCGAAGCTGCGGCACAGGGCGAGGTTTGCCAGGCGGCGAATGACAATGATCCGGGTCAGGTTGTGGTGTCAGGCACCAAAGCGGCGGTGGAACGCGCGGTGGGGTTGGCCAAGGAGAGCGGCGCCAAACGGGCGGTCTTGCTGCCGGTATCGGCGCCGTTTCATTGTGCGTTGATGCAACCTGCGGCAGATGTGATGGCCGAGGCGCTGGCCGGGGTGAATATCACGCCGCCGGTGGTGCCTTTGGTGGCCAATGTGCGGGCCGCGCCGGTGAGTGACCCGGATGAAATCAGGGCGTTGCTGGTTGAGCAGGTTACCGGCTCGGTGCGCTGGCGTGAGTCGGTGCTGGCGATGCGGGCGGCTGGTGTGAGCGAAATTTGGGAGATCGGTGCGGGCAAGGCTCTTTCGGGGATGATCCGGCGGATCGACCGCGATATCACCTGCCGGGCGATTGGAGCACCGGAGGATGTGAAAGCGGCTGCGGAGGGTTTGAACGGCTGA
- the rpsF gene encoding 30S ribosomal protein S6, giving the protein MPLYEHVFISRQDLSGAQAESLIEHFGTVLKDNGGALVDSEYWGVKTMAYKINKNRKGHYAFLRSDAPAPAVQEMERLMRLHDDVMRVLTIKMDEHAEGPSIQMQKRDERGDRRERRH; this is encoded by the coding sequence ATGCCGCTCTATGAGCATGTTTTTATTTCGCGTCAGGATCTTTCCGGCGCGCAGGCCGAAAGCCTCATCGAACATTTCGGAACCGTCCTGAAGGACAATGGTGGCGCGCTCGTCGACAGTGAATACTGGGGCGTCAAGACCATGGCCTACAAGATCAACAAGAACCGCAAGGGCCACTATGCCTTCCTGCGCAGCGATGCCCCGGCACCGGCCGTGCAGGAAATGGAACGCCTCATGCGCCTGCATGATGACGTGATGCGTGTGCTCACCATCAAAATGGACGAACACGCCGAAGGCCCCTCGATCCAGATGCAAAAACGCGACGAACGTGGCGACCGCCGCGAACGCCGCCACTGA
- the rpsR gene encoding 30S ribosomal protein S18, whose translation MAAKPFFRRRKVCPFSGDNAPKIDYKDTKLLQRYISERGKIVPSRITAVSAKKQRELARAIKRARFLALLPYAVK comes from the coding sequence ATGGCTGCAAAACCATTTTTCCGCCGTCGCAAAGTCTGCCCTTTCTCGGGGGACAACGCGCCAAAGATCGACTACAAGGACACCAAACTCCTGCAACGCTACATTTCCGAGCGTGGCAAGATCGTGCCTTCCCGTATCACTGCCGTATCGGCCAAGAAGCAGCGTGAACTTGCGCGCGCCATCAAACGCGCCCGTTTTCTCGCCCTTCTGCCATACGCCGTCAAATAA
- the rplI gene encoding 50S ribosomal protein L9: MQVILLERVAKLGQMGDVVDVKSGYARNFLLPQRKALTASEANVAGFEAQKAQLEAQNLETKKEADAMAAKLGGQQFIVIRSASDAGALYGSVSPRDAADAATEAGFTVDRKQVALARPIKYLGLHDVHVNLHPEVEVVIQLNVARSPEEAELQASGKSIQELAAEEEAAADFEIAELFDDIGAAASDDDDLAESAGIEIEEEAAQDTADESDEKES, from the coding sequence ATGCAAGTCATTCTCCTCGAACGCGTGGCAAAGCTCGGCCAGATGGGCGATGTCGTCGATGTAAAATCCGGCTATGCGCGCAACTTTCTGTTGCCGCAGCGCAAGGCGCTGACCGCGTCTGAAGCGAACGTCGCCGGATTTGAAGCGCAAAAGGCCCAGCTCGAAGCGCAAAACCTGGAAACCAAGAAGGAAGCCGATGCAATGGCTGCCAAACTCGGTGGTCAGCAATTCATCGTAATCCGCTCGGCTTCTGATGCCGGTGCGCTTTACGGCTCGGTTTCGCCCCGCGATGCCGCCGATGCCGCAACCGAGGCAGGTTTCACCGTTGATCGCAAACAGGTCGCACTGGCCCGCCCGATCAAGTATCTCGGCCTGCACGACGTGCATGTAAATCTGCACCCGGAAGTCGAAGTGGTGATTCAACTGAACGTAGCCCGTTCGCCCGAAGAAGCCGAACTTCAAGCCTCCGGAAAATCGATTCAGGAACTGGCCGCTGAAGAAGAAGCCGCAGCCGACTTCGAGATCGCCGAGTTGTTCGACGATATCGGCGCCGCTGCGTCGGACGATGACGACCTCGCCGAGTCAGCCGGGATCGAAATCGAGGAAGAGGCCGCCCAAGACACCGCAGACGAAAGCGACGAAAAGGAAAGCTGA
- a CDS encoding class I SAM-dependent methyltransferase, translating into MAELDSPISHLVTLSRQESCEAFKEQMEQSMLFRKKDQNRRYCIQRAISNDLPDGLFVELGVAGGAGCRLFGKALAGVGKTLTGFDSFEGLEEDWTGIQTGRAAGAFTQGGELPKVPGNVTLVKGWVQDTLPPFLKETGDAPFSFIHMDMDTYAPTRYALEVVKPRLVEGSVILFDELYGYPGWRHHEYKALIEVIEPDSYRYVSFSTENVGIELLRAPA; encoded by the coding sequence TTGGCAGAACTGGATAGCCCGATCTCGCATCTTGTGACGTTGTCCAGACAGGAGAGTTGCGAAGCGTTCAAGGAACAGATGGAGCAATCTATGCTGTTTCGGAAAAAAGATCAGAATCGCAGATATTGCATTCAGCGCGCGATCAGCAACGATTTGCCCGATGGGCTTTTTGTCGAGCTTGGTGTGGCTGGTGGTGCTGGATGTCGGCTTTTTGGAAAGGCGCTGGCAGGGGTCGGCAAGACATTGACTGGGTTCGACAGCTTCGAAGGGCTTGAGGAAGACTGGACCGGCATTCAGACCGGCCGTGCCGCGGGGGCGTTTACTCAGGGCGGCGAATTGCCAAAGGTGCCGGGCAATGTCACGCTGGTGAAGGGATGGGTACAAGATACGCTCCCGCCCTTTTTGAAAGAGACGGGCGATGCGCCGTTTTCCTTTATTCACATGGATATGGATACCTATGCACCGACACGTTATGCACTGGAGGTCGTCAAGCCGCGCCTGGTTGAAGGCAGCGTTATCTTGTTTGATGAGCTTTACGGTTATCCAGGTTGGCGCCACCACGAATACAAGGCCTTGATAGAAGTGATCGAGCCTGACAGCTATCGTTACGTTTCGTTTTCGACAGAGAATGTCGGCATCGAGCTGTTGCGCGCACCGGCCTGA
- a CDS encoding lytic transglycosylase domain-containing protein, translating to MHSATRRTILFTLAALPLIGCGSTPATPPAKARFDPPLYPNETPKLRALINKYADFYEIPRELVHRQAVRESTHRPWARNGPYYGLLQILPQTARTMGFRGKPSDLLDAETNLKYAGKYLRGAWIVSGGDIGKAMMWYARGYYYEAKRLGLLRETGLRP from the coding sequence ATGCACAGCGCAACCAGACGAACCATACTCTTCACACTTGCGGCGCTGCCGCTCATAGGCTGCGGCTCAACCCCCGCCACGCCACCTGCAAAAGCGCGCTTTGATCCGCCGCTTTACCCGAATGAGACCCCAAAACTACGCGCCCTGATCAACAAGTACGCCGATTTCTACGAAATCCCGCGCGAGTTGGTGCATCGGCAAGCGGTTCGTGAAAGCACACACCGCCCTTGGGCGCGCAATGGGCCGTATTATGGCCTGCTGCAAATCCTGCCGCAAACCGCCCGCACCATGGGGTTTCGTGGCAAGCCTTCCGACCTGCTCGATGCCGAAACCAATCTGAAATATGCAGGAAAATACCTGCGCGGGGCGTGGATCGTGTCCGGCGGTGATATCGGCAAGGCGATGATGTGGTATGCTCGCGGCTACTACTACGAAGCCAAGCGCCTTGGTCTCTTGCGCGAAACCGGCCTGCGCCCCTGA
- a CDS encoding cytochrome P450: MTGDIRDFDLMRIGPDFIENPYPTLHALRAASPVHHNADGSVFLTRHADVLTVYRSRDMISDKQEEFGKKFGQCPLQQHHTTSLIFNDPPYHTTVRKLISGAFTPRKLAEFEPLIDDIVDRLLDRVEDMGELDLIDNFAKVLPTEIISFMLGIPESYRAKLRDFSLAILGALDPIVPQDRMKAGNDAVVEFSEILSELIDHRRANPEGAAQGEVLEALIFGEHDGRTLTQEELIQNCIFLLNAGHETTTSLVGNSIGILLDAPDQHRMLINDPTLITTAVEEFLRLQSPLQIGNREAAADIQLEDQVLPKGTYVHTSIAGANRDPAVFADPDRVDITRKPNRHLAFITGIHVCLGATLARIEGRIALGKFVRRFPKLQATGPRQLVPLARFRGFASLPIRVR, encoded by the coding sequence ATGACTGGCGATATTCGGGATTTCGACCTGATGCGCATTGGGCCGGATTTCATCGAGAACCCGTATCCCACTCTGCACGCCCTGCGCGCTGCAAGCCCGGTGCACCACAACGCCGACGGCTCCGTTTTCCTCACCCGCCATGCCGATGTGCTCACCGTTTACCGCTCACGCGATATGATTTCCGACAAGCAGGAGGAGTTCGGCAAGAAGTTCGGCCAATGCCCGCTGCAACAGCACCACACCACCTCGCTCATCTTCAATGACCCGCCCTATCACACCACCGTGCGCAAACTGATTTCCGGCGCATTCACCCCTCGCAAACTGGCCGAGTTCGAACCCCTGATTGACGACATCGTTGATCGCCTGCTCGACCGTGTCGAGGATATGGGCGAGCTTGACCTGATCGACAATTTCGCCAAGGTGCTGCCGACCGAAATCATCTCCTTCATGCTCGGCATCCCCGAAAGTTATCGCGCCAAGCTGCGTGATTTTTCTCTCGCCATCCTTGGCGCACTTGATCCCATCGTGCCACAGGACCGCATGAAAGCCGGGAATGACGCGGTCGTCGAATTCAGCGAAATCCTAAGCGAGTTGATTGACCATCGCCGCGCCAACCCGGAAGGTGCCGCTCAGGGCGAAGTGCTGGAGGCGTTGATTTTTGGCGAACATGATGGCCGCACACTGACTCAGGAAGAGTTGATCCAAAACTGTATCTTCCTGCTCAACGCGGGCCATGAGACCACGACAAGCCTCGTTGGCAACTCCATCGGTATTCTGCTCGACGCGCCGGATCAGCACCGCATGTTGATCAATGATCCCACCCTGATCACAACCGCAGTCGAGGAATTTCTACGCCTGCAATCGCCGCTTCAGATCGGCAACCGGGAGGCCGCCGCCGATATTCAGCTTGAAGATCAGGTTCTGCCAAAAGGCACGTATGTGCACACGTCGATTGCCGGTGCCAATCGCGATCCGGCCGTATTCGCCGATCCCGATCGTGTCGATATCACCCGCAAACCCAACCGCCACCTTGCGTTCATCACCGGCATCCATGTCTGCCTTGGCGCAACCCTCGCACGCATCGAAGGCCGCATTGCGCTCGGAAAATTCGTCCGCCGCTTCCCCAAACTCCAAGCAACCGGCCCGCGCCAACTTGTGCCCTTGGCGCGGTTTCGCGGTTTCGCCTCCCTGCCAATCCGGGTGCGTTGA